One window of the Sparus aurata chromosome 7, fSpaAur1.1, whole genome shotgun sequence genome contains the following:
- the LOC115585737 gene encoding hepatitis A virus cellular receptor 1 homolog → MKLCHTLVCFFVLSLQDGNTGLINAETIITGMEGGNITHECYFSFTFHDKWKIFCKEECEEQDILVKTTDNRAQSGRYSIKYDGTGGLSAVLYVSITNLTKSDSGRYTCRLDGGYLANKEFEIRVEDEPTRPLTTRPPSVPSTSTPTTTQSSNVVPGSSTPSSASTDTSSQSGQRQRTETDATIEK, encoded by the exons ATGAAACTCTGTCACACGTTGGTCTGCTTCTTCGTCCTCT CTCTGCAGGATGGAAACACTGGACTCATCAATGCAGAAACTATTATTACAGGAATGGAAGGAGGAAACATCACACATGAGTGTTACTTCTCCTTCACTTTCCATGACAAATGGAAGATCTTCTGTAAGGAAGAATGTGAAGAACAAGACATTCTtgttaaaacaactgacaacagAGCTCAGAGTGGCAGATACAGCATTAAATATGACGGAACGGGTGGATTATCAGCAGTTCTGTATGTGAGCATCACAAACCTGACCAAGTCTGACTCGGGGCGCTACACATGTAGACTGGACGGAGGTTATCTCGCAAACAAGGAGTTTGAGATCAGAGTTGAAGATG AACCAACCCGCCCCCTCACTACTCGTCCACCATCAGTCCCGTCAACAtccacaccaacaacaacacagagttcAAACGTCGTTCCAGGAAGCTCCACACCTTCATCAGCCTCCACTGACACCAGCAGCCAGTctggacagagacaaagaaCTGAAA CTGATGCCACTATTGAGAAATGA
- the LOC115585321 gene encoding uncharacterized protein LOC115585321 isoform X3 has protein sequence MNYHHVVLFCFSSAAVINGNAAPNNPHTKMEGLDFFSQYKLNVQPGSRIYLCRNDCRKEDILVETQRESMQTGRYRIRYDKTDNKVHVVITDLIPSDTGSYKVGVGEYSPGSYKEFKIKVRARCEEVVHGEQQVYSGTVGGNITIQCSLSAHALNRKFLCRDTCHTILFETISERVGSNKYEITYGNNGLFNVTITQLTWSDSGRYSCGVGRQFQTNQCQVFEITVTGGGALRPLVCLTAVVLLVGCVLLLYKQRIRSVEYVNTRGSEGNPETAIYDDCAPFSTYEGSTYWELDPQSRDHTPYSTLDTPTYVYVLPSQERAQSSADRIK, from the exons ATGAACTACCACCATGTTGTGCTCTTCTGCTTCTCATCAG CAGCAGTGATCAATGGAAACGCAGCCCCCAACAATCCTCATACCAAAATGGAAGGCCTAGATTTCTTCAGTCAATATAAGCTTAACGTGCAGCCAGGAAGCAGAATATATCTCTGTAGGAACGACTGCAGGAAGGAAGACATCCTCGTAGAAACACAAAGGGAATCAATGCAGACTGGCAGATACAGAATTAGATACGACAAAACGGACAACAAAGTGCACGTCGTCATCACAGATCTGATCCCGTCTGACACGGGAAGCTACAAAGTTGGCGTGGGCGAATATTCCCCCGGTTCATACAAAGAGTTTAAGATCAAAGTTAGAG ctcGATGTGAGGAAGTCGTCCATGGAGAGCAGCAAGTCTACAGCGGCACTGTTGGAGGAAACATCACAATCCAGTGCTCCTTGTCTGCACATGCTTTAAACAGGAAGTTCCTCTGTCGGGACACATGTCACACAATTCTCTTTGAAACCATTTCTGAGAGAGTCGGGAGCAACAAATATGAAATCACATACGGGAACAACGGGCTCTTTAATGTAACCATCACACAGCTGACCTGGTCGGACTCAGGACGCTACAGTTGCGGCGTGGGACGACAGtttcaaacaaatcaatgtCAGGTGTTCGAGATCACAGTTACGGGTG GCGGCGCCTTGCGTCCACTCGTCTGTCTGACTGCGGTCGTGCTGTTGGTCGGTTGCGTGCTGCTCCTCTACAAACAGAGGATCAGAAGTGTTGAGT ATGTAAACACCAGGGGAAGTGAAGGAAACCCGGAG actgCTATCTATGACGACTGTGCTCCCTTCTCCACATATGAGGGATCAACTTACTGGGAACTTgatccacagagcagagatcaCACCCCGTACTCTACACTAGACACGCCGACATATGTGTATGTTCTACCTTCACAAGAACGAGCTCAAAGTTCAGCTGACAGAATAAAATGA
- the LOC115585321 gene encoding uncharacterized protein LOC115585321 isoform X2, which produces MNYHHVVLFCFSSAVINGNAAPNNPHTKMEGLDFFSQYKLNVQPGSRIYLCRNDCRKEDILVETQRESMQTGRYRIRYDKTDNKVHVVITDLIPSDTGSYKVGVGEYSPGSYKEFKIKVRARCEEVVHGEQQVYSGTVGGNITIQCSLSAHALNRKFLCRDTCHTILFETISERVGSNKYEITYGNNGLFNVTITQLTWSDSGRYSCGVGRQFQTNQCQVFEITVTGAGGALRPLVCLTAVVLLVGCVLLLYKQRIRSVEYVNTRGSEGNPETAIYDDCAPFSTYEGSTYWELDPQSRDHTPYSTLDTPTYVYVLPSQERAQSSADRIK; this is translated from the exons ATGAACTACCACCATGTTGTGCTCTTCTGCTTCTCATCAG CAGTGATCAATGGAAACGCAGCCCCCAACAATCCTCATACCAAAATGGAAGGCCTAGATTTCTTCAGTCAATATAAGCTTAACGTGCAGCCAGGAAGCAGAATATATCTCTGTAGGAACGACTGCAGGAAGGAAGACATCCTCGTAGAAACACAAAGGGAATCAATGCAGACTGGCAGATACAGAATTAGATACGACAAAACGGACAACAAAGTGCACGTCGTCATCACAGATCTGATCCCGTCTGACACGGGAAGCTACAAAGTTGGCGTGGGCGAATATTCCCCCGGTTCATACAAAGAGTTTAAGATCAAAGTTAGAG ctcGATGTGAGGAAGTCGTCCATGGAGAGCAGCAAGTCTACAGCGGCACTGTTGGAGGAAACATCACAATCCAGTGCTCCTTGTCTGCACATGCTTTAAACAGGAAGTTCCTCTGTCGGGACACATGTCACACAATTCTCTTTGAAACCATTTCTGAGAGAGTCGGGAGCAACAAATATGAAATCACATACGGGAACAACGGGCTCTTTAATGTAACCATCACACAGCTGACCTGGTCGGACTCAGGACGCTACAGTTGCGGCGTGGGACGACAGtttcaaacaaatcaatgtCAGGTGTTCGAGATCACAGTTACGGGTG CAGGCGGCGCCTTGCGTCCACTCGTCTGTCTGACTGCGGTCGTGCTGTTGGTCGGTTGCGTGCTGCTCCTCTACAAACAGAGGATCAGAAGTGTTGAGT ATGTAAACACCAGGGGAAGTGAAGGAAACCCGGAG actgCTATCTATGACGACTGTGCTCCCTTCTCCACATATGAGGGATCAACTTACTGGGAACTTgatccacagagcagagatcaCACCCCGTACTCTACACTAGACACGCCGACATATGTGTATGTTCTACCTTCACAAGAACGAGCTCAAAGTTCAGCTGACAGAATAAAATGA
- the LOC115585321 gene encoding uncharacterized protein LOC115585321 isoform X1 encodes MNYHHVVLFCFSSAAVINGNAAPNNPHTKMEGLDFFSQYKLNVQPGSRIYLCRNDCRKEDILVETQRESMQTGRYRIRYDKTDNKVHVVITDLIPSDTGSYKVGVGEYSPGSYKEFKIKVRARCEEVVHGEQQVYSGTVGGNITIQCSLSAHALNRKFLCRDTCHTILFETISERVGSNKYEITYGNNGLFNVTITQLTWSDSGRYSCGVGRQFQTNQCQVFEITVTGAGGALRPLVCLTAVVLLVGCVLLLYKQRIRSVEYVNTRGSEGNPETAIYDDCAPFSTYEGSTYWELDPQSRDHTPYSTLDTPTYVYVLPSQERAQSSADRIK; translated from the exons ATGAACTACCACCATGTTGTGCTCTTCTGCTTCTCATCAG CAGCAGTGATCAATGGAAACGCAGCCCCCAACAATCCTCATACCAAAATGGAAGGCCTAGATTTCTTCAGTCAATATAAGCTTAACGTGCAGCCAGGAAGCAGAATATATCTCTGTAGGAACGACTGCAGGAAGGAAGACATCCTCGTAGAAACACAAAGGGAATCAATGCAGACTGGCAGATACAGAATTAGATACGACAAAACGGACAACAAAGTGCACGTCGTCATCACAGATCTGATCCCGTCTGACACGGGAAGCTACAAAGTTGGCGTGGGCGAATATTCCCCCGGTTCATACAAAGAGTTTAAGATCAAAGTTAGAG ctcGATGTGAGGAAGTCGTCCATGGAGAGCAGCAAGTCTACAGCGGCACTGTTGGAGGAAACATCACAATCCAGTGCTCCTTGTCTGCACATGCTTTAAACAGGAAGTTCCTCTGTCGGGACACATGTCACACAATTCTCTTTGAAACCATTTCTGAGAGAGTCGGGAGCAACAAATATGAAATCACATACGGGAACAACGGGCTCTTTAATGTAACCATCACACAGCTGACCTGGTCGGACTCAGGACGCTACAGTTGCGGCGTGGGACGACAGtttcaaacaaatcaatgtCAGGTGTTCGAGATCACAGTTACGGGTG CAGGCGGCGCCTTGCGTCCACTCGTCTGTCTGACTGCGGTCGTGCTGTTGGTCGGTTGCGTGCTGCTCCTCTACAAACAGAGGATCAGAAGTGTTGAGT ATGTAAACACCAGGGGAAGTGAAGGAAACCCGGAG actgCTATCTATGACGACTGTGCTCCCTTCTCCACATATGAGGGATCAACTTACTGGGAACTTgatccacagagcagagatcaCACCCCGTACTCTACACTAGACACGCCGACATATGTGTATGTTCTACCTTCACAAGAACGAGCTCAAAGTTCAGCTGACAGAATAAAATGA
- the LOC115585340 gene encoding uncharacterized protein LOC115585340, with protein MNFNHLLLFCFLSATLRGDISVLVDAKTLFRTEGSSIVVECPFSLFGRTKFLCRDGCKEEDILIQTRGDRAQSGRYGILYKEGSSLVSSSVVIVIITQLNKSDQGRYRCGLERAFLPDSYWEFDIRVTDAPKPFPEIMKQSEQQQTAETTSAAAVHSSVKGSNLQSSTVRPMEALKVSRPGHTLPLLVCLTVVVLSAVVVLLLYRCRTGVGLTTRGQSDERNTEFTTYENCSKHQDDASPAVDDQDKIYSNL; from the exons ATGAACTTCAACCATCTTCTGTTATTCTGCTTCTTATCAG CCACACTGCGTGGTGATATCTCCGTCCTCGTCGATGCAAAAACACTCTTCCGTACTGAGGGAAGCAGCATCGTAGTCGAGTGTCCCTTTAGTTTGTTTGGGAGGACGAAGTTCCTCTGCAGGGACGGATGTAAAGAAGAAGACATTCTCATTCAAACCAGAGGCGACAGAGCTCAGAGTGGAAGATACGGCATCTTGTACAAAGAGGGAAGTTCTCTGGTTTCTTCTTCAGTTGTGATTGTGATCATCACACAGCTGAACAAATCTGACCAGGGACGGTACAGGTGTGGTCTGGAGAGAGCTTTCTTACCTGATTCATACTGGGAGTTTGACATCAGAGTTACAGACG CTCCAAAGCCTTTCCCTGAGATCATGAAGcagtctgagcagcagcagactgcagaaacaacatctgcagctgcagttcaCAGTTCTGTTAAAggttcaaacctgcagagctCAACCGTACGTCCCATGGAAGCCCTGAAAG TCTCTCGCCCGGGTCACACCCTGCCTCTGCTCGTTTGTCTCACTGTGGTTGTGCTGTCGGCTGTCGTTGTGTTGCTGCTCTACAGGTGTAGGACAGGTGTAG GTTtgaccaccagagggcagtcGGACGAAAGAAACACAGAG TTCACCACCTATGAGAATTGTTCCAAACATCAAGACGACGCCTCCCCAGCTGTAGATGATCAGGACAAAATCTACTCCAACCTCtga